CTTACCAGCGGGATCCATGACGTTATACTGCGGCGGAATTCCGCTCGCCAATAGTCTTTGGTAATATTTGTTATCACTATTGCTGATCACCGTACCAACGCATGGAACTCAAACTGCTGCGCGCCTTCGTCGTGCTCGCCGAGGAACTTCATTTCGGCCATGCCGCCGGGCGCCTGTGCATCGTCCAGCCGGCGCTCAGCATGCAGTTGCAGAAACTCGAACGCGAACTCGGCGTCACGCTGTTCGAGCGCGACCGGCACCGCGTCGAACTGACCGCGCTCGGGCGGACTTTCCTGCCCGAGGCGCAGGCGATCCTGGCGCAGGCCGAGCGCGCCGTCGGCCTCGTCAAGGCGGCCGATGCCGGCGAAGTCGGCACCCTCCGCCTCGGTTTCGTCTCGTCGATCCTGCCGGTCTATCTGCCCGAACTGATCCGCCGCCTGCGCGCCCGCTATCCCGCGATCGAACTCGAACTCAAGGACATGCCCAGCCCCGAGCAGTTGCAGGCGCTGCGCAGCAACCGCATCGATATCGGCTTCGTCCGCCTGCCGATCGACGATCGCCGCGTCACGACGCAGACGGTGCTCTCCGAATCCTTCGTCGTCGCCCTGCCCGACGACCACCCGCTGGCGCAGACCGAAGCGATCACCCCGGCGGCACTCGCCGATATCCCGGTGTTCTTTCTCGCGCGCCGCTTCGCCCCCGGCTACTACGACGAGGTCATGGGCGCGTTCCGGCGCGCCGGGCATGCGCT
The uncultured Propionivibrio sp. DNA segment above includes these coding regions:
- a CDS encoding LysR family transcriptional regulator, yielding MELKLLRAFVVLAEELHFGHAAGRLCIVQPALSMQLQKLERELGVTLFERDRHRVELTALGRTFLPEAQAILAQAERAVGLVKAADAGEVGTLRLGFVSSILPVYLPELIRRLRARYPAIELELKDMPSPEQLQALRSNRIDIGFVRLPIDDRRVTTQTVLSESFVVALPDDHPLAQTEAITPAALADIPVFFLARRFAPGYYDEVMGAFRRAGHALQVAREFGEFTTMAALISAGMGIGILPKYAMSAKYDNVAIRPLAGPDLQARVGLAWTEPESRLKQAFLDIAGETAQALAATA